One stretch of Castor canadensis chromosome 12, mCasCan1.hap1v2, whole genome shotgun sequence DNA includes these proteins:
- the Tmem17 gene encoding transmembrane protein 17, with amino-acid sequence MELPDPVRQRLGNFSRTVFRDSSRTGPEYNEGPDNEMVSSLALQMSLYFNTYFFPLWWVSCLMMLHVKYSILPDYYKFIVITVIILITLIEAIRLYLGYMGNLQEKVPELAGFWLLSLLLQLPLILFLLFNEGLTNLPLEKAIHIIFTIFLIFQVISAFLTLRKMVNQLAVRFHLQEFDQLSANRGDIRRMRSCVEEI; translated from the exons ATGGAGCTGCCGGATCCCGTTCGCCAGCGGCTGGGAAACTTCAGCCGTACGGTGTTCAGAGACTCCAGCCGGACCGGGCCGGAATACAATGAGGGTCCGG ATAATGAAATGGTCTCCAGTTTGGCGTTGCAGATGTCACTTTATTTTAACACTTACTTTTTCCCACTTTGGTGGGTGAGCTGCCTTATGATGCTTCACGTGAAG tactcaATCCTGCCTGATTACTACAAATTCATTGTGATCACTGTTATCATCCTAATAACCTTGATTGAAGCCATCCGGTTGTACCTGGGCTATATGGGTAACTTACAGGAGAAG GTTCCTGAATTGGctggcttttggcttttgagCCTTCTGCTGCAATTGCCTTTAATTCTTTTCTTGCTCTTTAATGAAGGCCTAACGAATCTGCCCTTGGAAAAAGCGATACATATCATCTTCACTATCTTCCTTATTTTCCAAGTTATTTCAGCATTTCTTACCTTAAGGAAAATGGTCAATCAGTTGGCAGTTCGTTTCCACCTCCAGGAGTTTGACCAACTCTCTGCAAACAGGGGAGACATAAGAAGGATGAGGTCATGTGTAGAAGAGATTTGA